One window of Paenibacillus sp. FSL K6-3182 genomic DNA carries:
- the gerPC gene encoding spore germination protein GerPC, whose translation MQQNNPLSPWQIWSLEVQNKLNEHCERLDALEAKVNALCEQVKQLEARPTYHIDGIQYHFDQLKVEKLDGTLNIGMTAPGIGDDSIPGSIEQMTVSNTPAFPTAASPTPPQNGLYNDIYAGMTRYLDMEAQQKLLSYENELQIPLDPYHRQIIINDVRKQVPARIQYYMQKTDRGSDTQPAAIDNNAVTATVLSKTKRDADAALLAYMRELQNNSPSTGGMS comes from the coding sequence ATGCAGCAAAACAATCCACTTTCCCCGTGGCAAATATGGTCACTTGAAGTACAAAATAAGCTTAACGAGCATTGTGAGCGGCTGGATGCACTTGAAGCAAAGGTCAACGCTTTATGTGAACAAGTAAAGCAGCTCGAAGCGCGCCCTACTTACCATATAGACGGCATACAATATCATTTTGATCAATTGAAAGTTGAGAAGCTGGACGGCACACTGAATATCGGGATGACCGCGCCAGGCATCGGAGATGATTCTATCCCTGGAAGCATTGAACAGATGACCGTATCAAATACGCCCGCTTTCCCAACTGCAGCCTCACCTACACCGCCGCAAAATGGGCTATACAATGATATTTATGCTGGGATGACTCGCTATTTGGATATGGAAGCTCAGCAAAAGCTGCTTTCCTACGAAAACGAGCTTCAAATTCCACTAGATCCTTATCATCGGCAAATTATTATAAATGATGTCCGCAAACAAGTGCCTGCTCGCATTCAGTACTATATGCAAAAAACAGATCGAGGCAGCGATACTCAACCAGCCGCGATTGATAACAATGCAGTCACAGCTACCGTTCTGTCCAAAACAAAAAGGGATGCCGACGCTGCATTGCTCGCATATATGCGAGAGCTGCAAAACAACTCCCCATCTACCGGAGGAATGTCATAA